A region of Moorena producens PAL-8-15-08-1 DNA encodes the following proteins:
- a CDS encoding DUF433 domain-containing protein produces the protein MKTAARVIQCDPDILGGTPVFVGTRVPMKTLLDYLEAGDPLDEFLEHFPSVRREQAIAALELAKEMLTAYANPA, from the coding sequence ATGAAAACCGCAGCCCGTGTTATTCAATGCGACCCTGACATCTTGGGAGGAACCCCTGTTTTTGTTGGAACTCGTGTGCCAATGAAAACTTTGCTCGATTATCTCGAAGCAGGGGATCCACTCGACGAATTCTTAGAGCATTTTCCCAGTGTTAGGCGCGAGCAAGCGATCGCAGCCCTGGAATTGGCAAAGGAAATGCTGACAGCCTATGCGAATCCTGCTTGA
- a CDS encoding restriction endonuclease has product MDEVVRKVAALGLPGVILLIAMATTGFTGAAAITAALAMLGPFGMIGGIAFLGVVGIAADGLSKFGLEALLVGIYKQRQQEGESKASLCKEIERLMVSRDLKRKLKEEVNNGKSSVEDRRASKSSSFDNIGKNKYKGNLKRKLKPVKPEVKNGKSSVEDSRASKQDIDEQLDAIDKMTGREFEEFLYKLFKQLGYQVKRTPATADYGADLVITKGEIKAVVQAKRQQGSVGIKAVQEVTGAIGYYQANLGLVITNSKFTENAKELAASNKIELWDRDDLKKVFKKVYSAG; this is encoded by the coding sequence ATGGATGAAGTGGTTAGAAAGGTGGCTGCACTAGGCTTACCTGGTGTGATACTTCTGATTGCTATGGCAACAACGGGATTCACTGGAGCAGCGGCAATCACAGCGGCTTTGGCAATGTTAGGTCCATTCGGAATGATCGGAGGCATTGCTTTTCTTGGGGTGGTGGGAATAGCTGCTGATGGCTTATCGAAATTCGGACTTGAAGCGTTACTGGTTGGAATATATAAACAGCGCCAACAAGAAGGAGAATCTAAAGCATCTCTGTGTAAAGAGATTGAACGGTTAATGGTTTCTCGTGATTTGAAACGCAAACTCAAAGAAGAAGTGAATAATGGTAAATCTTCCGTTGAGGATAGGCGTGCATCGAAGTCATCATCTTTTGATAATATAGGTAAAAATAAATATAAAGGTAATTTGAAACGCAAACTTAAACCAGTTAAACCAGAAGTTAAGAATGGTAAATCTTCGGTTGAGGATAGCCGTGCATCGAAACAGGATATTGATGAACAGTTAGATGCAATTGATAAAATGACGGGGAGGGAGTTTGAAGAATTTCTGTATAAATTATTTAAGCAACTGGGCTACCAAGTGAAGCGCACTCCAGCAACTGCGGATTATGGAGCGGATCTGGTAATTACAAAAGGGGAGATAAAGGCTGTTGTTCAAGCCAAGAGACAACAAGGTAGCGTAGGGATTAAGGCCGTTCAGGAAGTAACAGGGGCAATTGGCTATTATCAGGCGAACCTGGGACTAGTTATCACTAATAGTAAGTTTACAGAAAATGCCAAAGAACTAGCAGCTAGTAATAAAATTGAGCTTTGGGATAGGGATGATTTGAAAAAAGTATTTAAAAAAGTATATAGTGCAGGGTAA
- a CDS encoding DegT/DnrJ/EryC1/StrS family aminotransferase has translation MNKPILLSTPHMGDQELEFVKEAFETNWIAPVGPHVDAFEQEFCQVVGTPHAAAVSSGTAALHLALRLVGVKSGDEVFCSTLTFIATASAITYLGAKPVFIDCDRTSWNMDPDLLRQALDWRARLGKLPKALVLVHLYGQSADIDPILEVCDRYEIPVIEDAAEALGATYKGRSPGTFGEIGIYSFNGNKIITTSGGGMLVSNHPDFVSKARFLATQARDPAPHYQHSHIGYNYRLSNILAGVGRGQLRVLNQRVAARRRNFEIYQEALAELPGIKFMPEAPYGRATRWLTCLTINPDAFGADREQVRLALAAKQIETRPVWKPLHLQPVFAECHSIGGAIAEDLFEHGLCLPSGSNLTTEDLERVIEGIKATSRCPVHN, from the coding sequence AATAAACCAATTCTTTTGTCTACACCCCACATGGGTGATCAGGAACTGGAATTTGTTAAAGAAGCCTTTGAAACAAATTGGATTGCACCAGTGGGTCCCCATGTGGATGCCTTTGAGCAAGAATTTTGCCAAGTTGTAGGTACTCCCCACGCGGCTGCTGTTAGTTCTGGCACAGCAGCCTTGCATCTAGCGCTACGGCTAGTTGGGGTTAAATCAGGGGATGAAGTCTTTTGCTCTACCCTTACCTTTATCGCTACTGCTAGCGCAATTACTTATTTGGGAGCTAAGCCAGTCTTCATCGACTGCGATCGCACTAGCTGGAATATGGATCCCGACTTACTGCGGCAAGCTCTGGATTGGCGGGCTCGACTGGGTAAATTACCTAAAGCCTTGGTTTTGGTTCATCTGTATGGTCAAAGTGCTGATATTGATCCGATTTTAGAGGTTTGCGATCGCTACGAGATTCCCGTGATTGAAGACGCTGCTGAAGCCTTAGGTGCCACCTACAAAGGTCGCTCTCCGGGAACCTTTGGGGAAATTGGTATTTACTCCTTCAATGGCAATAAAATTATTACTACCTCTGGTGGGGGCATGTTGGTTTCAAACCATCCTGATTTTGTCAGCAAAGCTCGTTTTCTGGCAACCCAAGCCCGAGACCCAGCCCCCCATTACCAGCACTCACACATTGGCTACAACTATCGCCTCAGCAATATTTTAGCTGGAGTTGGTCGTGGTCAATTGCGGGTTTTGAATCAAAGAGTAGCAGCCAGACGGCGTAACTTCGAGATTTACCAGGAAGCCTTGGCAGAGCTGCCAGGAATAAAATTTATGCCAGAAGCCCCCTATGGACGAGCCACGCGCTGGTTAACTTGCCTCACCATTAACCCTGATGCCTTTGGAGCAGATCGAGAGCAGGTTCGCCTGGCTTTGGCTGCAAAGCAAATTGAAACCCGTCCTGTATGGAAACCATTACATTTGCAGCCTGTATTTGCTGAGTGTCACTCTATTGGTGGTGCGATCGCAGAAGATTTATTTGAGCATGGTCTTTGCCTACCTTCTGGCTCCAATCTCACCACTGAAGACCTAGAGCGGGTGATTGAAGGGATTAAGGCAACCTCTCGTTGTCCAGTACACAACTAA
- a CDS encoding restriction endonuclease — translation MDEVVRKVAALGLPGVILLITMATTGLTGAAAITAALAMLGPFGMIGGIGFLGVVGIAADGLSKFGLEALLVGIYKQRQEEGESKASLCKEIKGLMVSHDLKRKLKAEVNNGKSSVDDRRASKSSSFDKIGKKKYKGDLKRKLKAEVNNGKSSIKYRRKSKQDIDEQLDAIDQMTGREFEKYLAKLFKQLGYQVSSTKASGDYGADMVIKKGDIKAVVKAKRKQGSVGIKAVQEVTGAIGYYQANLGIVITNSKFTEPAKNLAASNQIGLVDRDDFKKIIKKLYK, via the coding sequence ATGGATGAAGTGGTTAGAAAGGTGGCTGCACTAGGCTTACCTGGTGTGATACTTCTGATTACTATGGCAACAACGGGGTTAACTGGAGCAGCGGCGATCACAGCAGCTTTGGCAATGTTAGGTCCATTTGGAATGATCGGAGGCATTGGTTTTCTTGGGGTGGTGGGAATAGCTGCTGATGGCTTATCGAAATTCGGACTTGAAGCGTTACTGGTTGGAATATATAAACAGCGCCAAGAAGAAGGAGAATCTAAAGCATCTTTGTGTAAAGAGATTAAAGGCTTAATGGTTTCTCATGATTTGAAACGTAAACTTAAAGCAGAAGTTAATAATGGTAAATCTTCGGTTGATGATAGGCGGGCATCGAAGTCATCATCTTTTGATAAGATAGGTAAAAAAAAATATAAAGGTGATTTAAAACGCAAACTCAAAGCAGAAGTTAATAATGGTAAATCTTCGATTAAGTATAGGCGTAAATCGAAACAGGATATTGATGAACAGTTAGATGCAATTGATCAAATGACGGGGAGGGAGTTTGAAAAATATCTGGCTAAATTATTTAAGCAACTGGGCTACCAAGTGAGTAGCACTAAGGCAAGTGGGGATTATGGAGCCGATATGGTAATTAAAAAAGGGGATATAAAGGCTGTTGTTAAAGCCAAGAGAAAACAAGGTAGCGTAGGGATTAAGGCCGTTCAGGAAGTAACCGGGGCAATTGGCTATTATCAGGCGAACCTGGGAATAGTTATCACTAATAGTAAGTTTACAGAACCTGCAAAAAATCTGGCAGCTAGTAATCAAATTGGGCTTGTTGATAGGGATGATTTTAAAAAAATAATTAAAAAATTATATAAGTAA
- a CDS encoding GumC family protein, translated as MDSPESSRFEQYWWILKRRWLPASGIFVSVSVIMSLVASFQKPVYVAQGLLLFKRLNTTSSVTEVGKEIGILQPLVDQSNPLDTEANIMMSEPLAQKTITALNLTDNQGKPLATKDFLHNVSVTNIRKTDLLEVSYQSQDPKEAAAVVNQLMSIYLENHLDFQRAEAVAARKFIEKQLPQAEATVSKTEAALRQFKQENQVISLDAEARSAIEVLTDLQKEIAQNQSKMADVNAQYESLQTRLGMNSKQAIALTALKQSPEVQEALQELRQVEVELALERNRFQPTHPTIANLESKVASLKGILNQRVKQVSNAKPKPHSQLFQLGDLQQELTKELVELEAARLGLANQTKALVNAQTAYRKRLNDLPRLEQQQRELERQLDVSQSTYSLLLNKLGEIQVAENQNMGNARIIAGAQVPMIPISSAKIAYIAACFQGLLATAAIIYILETRDKSLKTIKDVKQLFKFTLLGVIPHFNKSQVLNPSQEVLDPFTPQVIVRNTPRSPISESYRMLQANLKFLSSDKALKAVTVTSSLPQEGKSTVSANLAAVIAQRGSKVLLIDADLHKPVQHRIWDLSNEVGLSNMLVNQVKLGDAIKPVSETLDVLTSGVVPPNPAVLLDSERMASLINHVASRYDFVIIDTPSLNVAADAPILGKMTDGVLLVSRPGVVDSGSAAFAKGLLEQSGQTVLGLVVNGVIPDNEPNSYYYFSQEYISDESVALNRILDVASYE; from the coding sequence ATGGACTCTCCTGAATCCTCAAGGTTTGAACAATATTGGTGGATCCTGAAGCGACGTTGGCTACCAGCTTCCGGTATTTTTGTATCAGTTTCTGTGATTATGTCTCTGGTGGCATCATTCCAAAAACCGGTATATGTAGCCCAAGGATTGCTGTTATTTAAGCGGCTTAATACGACGTCTTCAGTCACCGAAGTAGGTAAAGAAATCGGTATCTTACAACCTCTGGTAGACCAAAGTAATCCTCTAGATACAGAAGCCAACATCATGATGTCTGAGCCTCTGGCTCAAAAGACAATCACCGCACTAAATCTTACAGATAATCAGGGGAAACCTTTAGCAACTAAAGACTTTTTACACAATGTCAGTGTTACCAATATCCGGAAAACTGATCTTCTAGAAGTGTCTTACCAATCTCAAGACCCTAAAGAAGCAGCAGCAGTTGTTAATCAACTAATGAGTATTTATTTAGAAAATCACTTAGATTTTCAACGGGCTGAAGCTGTAGCTGCTCGGAAGTTTATTGAGAAACAGTTACCTCAAGCAGAAGCTACTGTTAGTAAAACAGAAGCAGCTTTGCGTCAGTTCAAACAAGAGAATCAAGTGATCTCTTTAGACGCAGAAGCTCGCTCAGCTATCGAGGTGCTGACCGATTTGCAAAAGGAAATTGCTCAAAATCAGTCTAAAATGGCTGATGTCAATGCCCAGTACGAATCGCTCCAAACACGATTGGGCATGAACTCCAAGCAAGCGATCGCTCTAACGGCTCTCAAGCAGTCTCCTGAGGTGCAGGAGGCACTCCAAGAATTGCGCCAAGTGGAAGTCGAACTAGCCCTTGAGCGTAACCGTTTCCAACCCACCCATCCCACAATTGCTAACTTAGAAAGTAAGGTAGCTAGCCTAAAAGGTATCCTAAACCAGCGAGTCAAACAAGTTTCTAATGCTAAGCCGAAACCTCATAGCCAGCTTTTTCAACTGGGCGATTTACAACAAGAACTGACTAAAGAGCTAGTAGAATTAGAAGCAGCTCGCTTAGGTTTGGCTAATCAGACTAAAGCCTTAGTCAATGCCCAAACCGCTTACCGAAAAAGACTTAACGATCTCCCTAGATTGGAACAACAGCAGCGGGAGTTAGAACGGCAACTTGATGTGTCCCAATCCACCTATTCTCTGTTGCTAAATAAGCTTGGAGAAATTCAGGTAGCGGAAAATCAAAACATGGGTAATGCCCGGATTATTGCAGGGGCTCAGGTGCCGATGATTCCGATATCGTCTGCTAAGATAGCCTATATTGCTGCTTGCTTTCAGGGACTGTTGGCCACCGCAGCAATTATTTATATTTTAGAAACAAGAGATAAATCCCTGAAAACCATTAAAGACGTTAAGCAATTATTTAAGTTTACCTTACTGGGTGTGATTCCCCACTTTAATAAATCTCAAGTATTAAATCCATCACAAGAAGTTTTAGATCCATTTACGCCCCAAGTTATTGTTCGGAATACGCCTCGGTCTCCCATCAGTGAATCCTATCGGATGCTGCAAGCAAATCTCAAGTTTTTGAGTTCAGATAAAGCCCTCAAGGCGGTGACTGTGACTAGTTCCTTACCTCAAGAAGGTAAGTCAACGGTGTCTGCTAATTTAGCAGCAGTGATTGCTCAGCGAGGAAGTAAGGTATTGCTAATTGATGCTGATCTCCATAAGCCTGTGCAACATCGAATCTGGGATTTGTCCAATGAAGTGGGCTTAAGCAATATGCTTGTTAATCAGGTTAAATTGGGGGATGCCATTAAACCAGTGAGCGAGACTCTGGATGTCCTGACTTCTGGAGTAGTACCTCCTAATCCCGCAGTGCTTCTGGATTCCGAGCGCATGGCTTCATTAATTAACCATGTTGCTAGTCGTTACGACTTTGTGATTATTGATACCCCTTCTTTAAACGTTGCTGCTGATGCTCCTATCTTAGGAAAAATGACCGATGGTGTGCTGTTAGTTTCCCGACCTGGAGTGGTAGATTCCGGTAGTGCTGCTTTCGCCAAGGGGCTTTTGGAGCAGTCTGGTCAGACTGTTCTAGGCTTAGTCGTTAATGGCGTGATTCCTGATAATGAGCCTAACAGTTATTACTATTTTTCTCAGGAATACATTTCAGATGAAAGCGTTGCTCTTAATAGAATACTTGATGTTGCTAGTTATGAGTAA
- a CDS encoding ribulose bisphosphate carboxylase small subunit: protein MSQHYYISPRFIDKLAVHITKNFLEIPHVRVPLILGIHGRKGEGKSFQCELVFERMGIEAVHMSSGELESPDAGDPARLIRLRYRETAEMIRVKGKMCVLMINDLDAGAGRFDERTQYTVNTQLVHGTLMNIADNPTNVQLPGSYDSQPIHRVPIIVTGNDFSTLYAPLTRDGRMAKFYWEPNREDRIGIVSGIFHGDGLSSGEIEQLIDTFDNQAIDFFSALRSRIYDEQIRKFIYDIGLDRISSRVVNSKEGPPKFETPNFSLSRLIEFGELIKAEQQRLELSGLAREYNQVPSLTSQPSNTNTNTNSSYNISTPDQPQANHKAPLSNPVISQSTSPKIAQGLNHSQTGEHNGSKKPLDLALDLETQDQIGELLAQGYRLTLEYGNERRVKNNAWKSGNPLPENNVSDAIAALTERLGEHKGEYVRLIGIDTKAKRRVLEKIIQRP from the coding sequence ATGTCCCAGCACTATTACATTTCTCCCCGGTTTATCGATAAACTGGCAGTTCACATCACTAAAAACTTCCTTGAGATACCTCATGTCCGTGTGCCTCTAATTTTGGGAATTCATGGACGGAAGGGGGAGGGTAAGTCCTTTCAGTGTGAGCTTGTGTTCGAGCGCATGGGAATTGAAGCGGTTCATATGTCTTCTGGTGAGCTAGAAAGCCCAGATGCTGGGGATCCAGCCCGTCTGATCCGCTTGCGCTACCGAGAAACGGCTGAAATGATCCGAGTCAAGGGTAAGATGTGTGTGCTGATGATCAATGACTTGGATGCTGGGGCGGGACGGTTCGATGAACGCACCCAATATACGGTAAATACCCAGCTGGTGCATGGTACCTTGATGAACATTGCTGATAATCCCACCAATGTCCAACTTCCAGGGAGTTATGACTCACAACCGATCCACCGAGTACCGATTATTGTCACTGGTAATGATTTTTCTACTCTCTATGCGCCTTTGACTCGGGATGGTCGGATGGCGAAATTCTACTGGGAGCCCAACCGAGAAGACCGGATTGGTATTGTTAGTGGTATCTTTCACGGAGATGGACTGTCTAGCGGGGAGATTGAACAACTGATTGATACCTTCGACAATCAAGCGATTGATTTCTTCAGTGCTTTGCGATCGCGTATTTACGACGAACAAATCCGTAAGTTTATTTACGATATTGGTCTAGACCGAATTTCCTCTCGTGTAGTCAACAGTAAGGAAGGACCCCCCAAATTTGAAACACCAAACTTTAGCCTCTCCCGCTTAATTGAGTTTGGAGAACTGATTAAAGCTGAACAGCAACGGTTGGAACTCAGCGGACTAGCTAGGGAGTACAATCAAGTCCCCTCCCTGACGAGCCAACCAAGTAATACAAATACTAATACAAATAGTAGTTATAATATTTCAACCCCTGACCAACCTCAAGCAAACCACAAGGCACCTCTATCCAATCCAGTCATCAGTCAGTCAACTAGCCCTAAAATCGCGCAGGGGTTAAATCACTCTCAGACAGGAGAGCACAACGGTAGCAAAAAGCCCTTAGATCTAGCATTAGATCTAGAAACCCAAGACCAGATTGGAGAGCTTTTGGCTCAAGGTTACCGCCTTACCCTAGAATACGGCAATGAGCGTCGCGTTAAGAATAATGCTTGGAAAAGTGGGAATCCATTACCAGAAAACAATGTATCGGACGCGATCGCTGCTTTGACAGAACGCTTAGGAGAGCATAAGGGTGAGTATGTGCGCCTAATTGGTATCGACACCAAAGCCAAGCGGCGGGTTCTCGAAAAGATTATTCAACGGCCTTGA
- a CDS encoding FkbM family methyltransferase — translation MFGNIGPAGAKNLSLDFENIFHKYQLKIQGIIHIGAHYGQEYEIYQNYQIPNLVFFEPLSHNFEILQGHVGNTTSNTRLFQKALGNDNKKIKMYVERANKGMSSSILKPNKHLEQYPQIVFDSEEIVDMVRLDDILEDKENYNFIVIDVQGYELEVFKGSQETLKTIDYIITEVNREELYENCARVEQLDEFLGEFDFKRVETNWEGETWGDAFYLKGNL, via the coding sequence ATGTTTGGTAATATTGGACCAGCAGGCGCTAAAAATCTGTCCCTAGATTTTGAGAATATTTTTCATAAGTATCAGCTAAAAATTCAGGGAATCATTCATATTGGCGCTCATTATGGACAGGAATATGAGATTTATCAAAACTATCAGATACCTAACTTAGTTTTCTTTGAACCCCTCTCCCATAATTTTGAAATCCTTCAAGGTCATGTTGGAAATACTACTAGTAATACTAGATTGTTTCAGAAAGCCTTAGGCAACGATAACAAGAAAATAAAAATGTATGTGGAAAGGGCGAATAAGGGAATGTCATCGTCTATTTTAAAACCAAATAAACATTTAGAACAATATCCTCAAATTGTTTTTGATAGTGAAGAAATTGTGGATATGGTCAGACTTGATGATATCTTAGAGGATAAAGAAAATTATAATTTTATAGTCATTGATGTACAAGGATATGAACTAGAAGTTTTTAAAGGCAGCCAGGAAACGTTAAAAACCATTGATTATATTATTACTGAGGTTAATCGAGAGGAATTATACGAAAATTGTGCCAGAGTGGAGCAATTAGACGAATTTTTAGGAGAATTTGATTTTAAACGAGTTGAAACGAATTGGGAAGGGGAAACCTGGGGAGATGCGTTTTATCTCAAAGGGAATCTATAG
- a CDS encoding clan AA aspartic protease, with product MIRGNVNADFEPIIPISIYGLNGKIYTQAAIIDTGFNGWLSLSPDLITQLNLRWKRRGRALLGDGSECIFNVYEAVILWDGLSLKIPIDEADSEPLVGMSLMAGYQLMIQVFEGGNVELHKVNAV from the coding sequence ATGATTAGAGGAAATGTTAATGCAGACTTTGAACCCATTATTCCCATTTCAATTTATGGCTTGAATGGTAAAATTTACACTCAAGCGGCAATCATAGATACAGGCTTTAATGGTTGGCTGTCACTGTCTCCAGATTTGATTACTCAGTTAAATTTGAGATGGAAAAGGCGAGGACGCGCTCTTCTTGGCGATGGTAGTGAATGTATTTTTAATGTGTATGAGGCAGTTATCTTATGGGACGGATTATCTCTAAAAATTCCCATCGATGAAGCTGATTCAGAACCACTTGTTGGAATGTCATTGATGGCAGGCTATCAACTCATGATTCAAGTCTTTGAAGGAGGCAACGTAGAACTCCACAAAGTTAATGCAGTCTAA
- a CDS encoding S8 family serine peptidase, whose protein sequence is MSPPQEEHKGYLEKTTFLPFQSNNQLLQVSNSFVVIDAVAVQDTTTLLKDLEELGLQQGSIYGSVVSGVLPIQALDEMASLESLQFAKPAYRPITNVGLTTTQGDAAMNAEAARTRFGVDGSGVTVGVLSDSYNALGGESDDIASGDLPGIGNPFGNTATVNVLLDDLSPSNTDEGRGMLQLIHDVAPGADLAFHTAFLGQASFANGIVDLANVAGADVIVDDVIYLAEPMFQDGIIAQAIDTVVAEGVSYFSSAGNNSRDSYESDFRLGLDDTANRGYRFHDFDPSDGVDIFQQFTLDDGESILLSFQWDQPFASAGGVGSSNDLDIFVFESDDLNAKVLESAVDFNVGRDAVELLFFQNTTGATANFHLAIGKFEPEGGPDPTRIKYVEFRQADNIEYATNSSTVYGHANAAGAEAVGAAFYQNTPAFGTDPAVLESFSSAGTTPILFDPAGNRLATPEIRQKPEIVAPDGTNTTFFPPFPGRDVEGDGFPNFFGTSAAAPHGAAVAALMLDAVPGTTPEVIYDTLERTALDMDDPFTPGFDEGFDNGTGFGLIQADLAIQELVDTATNGSISGIKWNDLNGNGVREPDEPGLEDWTIYLDQNQNGKLDTGETFTKTDAEGNYSFTDLKPDTYTVAEVLLPGWKQTFPGGSGTYTIELDPGEIVNSIDFGNQRVSPAIANPIFGTPEDDQLTIFESPVIVFAGAGNDLVDTSATSGGNQLYGGEGDDELFASTNDRLFGEAGFDILNASVGRGNNRLDGGDNGDILIAGTNDLLFGQQGNDILFAGNGDNLLTGGDDADQFWIAAAAFPSTANTITDFELDVDVLVISGLGVTFEDIAIAQNQDDVSISTLGQELAVLRGVQGSALDSDNFIFL, encoded by the coding sequence ATGTCGCCCCCCCAGGAAGAACACAAGGGTTACTTGGAAAAAACTACCTTCTTGCCCTTCCAATCCAACAACCAATTGTTGCAAGTAAGCAACAGTTTTGTGGTGATTGATGCAGTGGCAGTTCAAGATACAACTACCCTATTAAAGGATCTAGAAGAGTTAGGGTTACAGCAAGGCTCAATCTATGGTTCGGTAGTTTCCGGTGTGCTACCGATTCAAGCCCTTGACGAGATGGCTAGTTTAGAGAGCTTACAGTTTGCCAAACCAGCCTATCGTCCCATCACCAATGTCGGGCTAACCACCACTCAAGGGGATGCAGCCATGAATGCTGAAGCTGCTCGTACCCGATTTGGTGTGGATGGCAGTGGGGTTACTGTCGGAGTATTGTCTGACAGCTATAATGCTCTAGGAGGAGAATCTGATGATATCGCTAGTGGCGACCTTCCTGGTATTGGTAATCCCTTTGGTAATACGGCGACCGTGAATGTGCTGCTAGACGACCTCTCCCCCTCCAACACTGATGAAGGTCGTGGCATGCTGCAACTGATTCATGATGTGGCTCCCGGTGCTGACTTAGCTTTTCATACCGCATTTCTGGGTCAAGCGAGTTTTGCTAATGGCATTGTTGACTTAGCAAATGTCGCTGGTGCTGATGTAATTGTGGATGACGTTATTTATTTGGCTGAGCCAATGTTCCAAGATGGGATTATTGCTCAAGCAATAGATACGGTAGTAGCTGAGGGTGTTTCTTATTTCTCTTCCGCTGGTAATAATAGCCGCGATTCCTACGAAAGCGATTTTCGGCTCGGTTTGGACGACACGGCCAATAGGGGCTATCGATTCCATGATTTTGACCCATCCGACGGTGTAGATATTTTCCAACAGTTCACTTTAGACGATGGGGAGAGTATCTTACTGTCCTTTCAGTGGGATCAGCCATTTGCCTCCGCAGGAGGAGTTGGTTCCAGTAATGACTTAGATATCTTCGTCTTTGAGAGTGACGACTTGAATGCTAAAGTGCTAGAATCCGCTGTAGATTTTAATGTAGGCCGGGATGCAGTCGAGCTGTTGTTCTTCCAAAACACTACAGGAGCAACGGCTAATTTCCACTTAGCGATTGGCAAATTTGAACCGGAGGGTGGTCCAGACCCCACTCGGATCAAGTATGTTGAGTTTAGGCAGGCGGATAATATTGAGTATGCTACTAACAGCTCAACGGTATATGGTCATGCTAATGCTGCTGGTGCTGAAGCAGTGGGAGCCGCGTTTTATCAAAATACACCAGCGTTTGGTACTGACCCAGCAGTGTTAGAAAGTTTCTCTTCTGCTGGAACTACACCGATCCTATTTGATCCGGCTGGCAATCGTCTGGCAACTCCTGAAATTCGACAGAAGCCTGAAATTGTTGCTCCTGATGGCACTAACACGACTTTCTTTCCTCCGTTTCCAGGACGGGATGTTGAAGGAGACGGCTTTCCGAACTTCTTTGGTACTTCCGCTGCAGCTCCCCATGGGGCAGCAGTGGCGGCTTTGATGCTTGACGCTGTTCCAGGAACAACTCCTGAGGTGATTTACGACACTCTAGAGCGTACAGCTCTCGATATGGATGACCCATTTACTCCTGGGTTTGATGAAGGATTTGATAATGGTACTGGCTTCGGATTAATTCAGGCAGACTTGGCGATTCAGGAGTTAGTGGATACAGCAACAAACGGCTCGATTTCTGGCATCAAGTGGAACGACTTAAATGGCAATGGTGTGCGGGAGCCTGATGAACCTGGTTTGGAAGACTGGACGATTTACCTTGACCAGAACCAGAATGGTAAACTTGATACTGGTGAAACCTTCACAAAAACCGATGCTGAAGGGAACTATAGCTTCACTGACCTCAAACCAGATACCTACACTGTTGCTGAAGTGCTCTTACCAGGCTGGAAGCAAACCTTTCCTGGTGGCTCTGGCACTTACACCATTGAACTCGACCCTGGTGAGATTGTCAATAGTATTGACTTTGGTAATCAACGAGTTTCTCCAGCTATAGCAAATCCGATCTTTGGCACTCCTGAGGATGATCAGCTGACTATTTTTGAGAGTCCAGTGATTGTCTTTGCTGGTGCTGGTAATGATTTAGTCGATACCTCTGCAACCTCTGGTGGCAATCAACTGTATGGTGGCGAAGGGGACGATGAACTGTTTGCTAGTACTAACGATCGACTCTTTGGTGAAGCTGGCTTCGATATTCTTAATGCTTCAGTGGGTAGGGGAAATAATCGACTTGATGGTGGTGACAATGGTGATATTTTGATTGCTGGCACCAACGACCTATTGTTTGGTCAACAGGGTAACGATATCTTGTTTGCTGGCAATGGTGATAATTTGCTAACTGGCGGTGATGATGCAGATCAGTTTTGGATTGCGGCTGCGGCTTTTCCCAGCACTGCTAACACCATTACTGATTTTGAGTTGGATGTTGATGTACTGGTGATTAGCGGTTTAGGGGTCACCTTTGAAGATATTGCGATCGCTCAAAATCAGGATGATGTTTCAATCAGTACTTTAGGTCAAGAGTTGGCTGTCCTGAGGGGAGTTCAGGGGAGTGCTCTTGACAGCGATAATTTTATTTTCTTGTAA